A single Oryctolagus cuniculus chromosome 18, mOryCun1.1, whole genome shotgun sequence DNA region contains:
- the ORYCUNV1R1637 gene encoding vomeronasal 1 receptor oryCunV1R1637, whose protein sequence is MTSVDLKVGMFFLFPMVIGILGNFSLLCHYMSLYFSGCRLRPLDLILRHLTLANSLVILSRGIPETMAAIGLKHFTSSYGCKVLLYVHRVARGVSIATTSLSSVFQVIIINPRNSSWAMIKTKATRYIGSSNILCWVFHMLVNITFPIYMTDKQTSENITQNKYSAYCRAPLHDNVIGSVYAALTSSHDVLCLGLMTWASGSMVFILYRHKQRVQHIHGIHFSPRSSPEARATQSILVLVSTFVLFYALSSIIYIYLAVFGYSNGWLVNIAALITAGFPTISPFVLMCREPGSSRLCFACRGRNM, encoded by the coding sequence ATGACCTCTGTGGATTTAAAAgtaggaatgttctttctattccCGATGGTTATTGGAATACTGGGGAATTTCTCACTTCTGTGTCATTATATGTCCCTTTATTTCAGCGGATGCAGGCTGAGACCCCTGGATTTGATTCTCAGGCACCTGACTCTAGCCAACTCCTTGGTCATTCTCTCCAGAGGAATCCCAGAGACCATGGCAGCTATAGGCTTAAAACATTTCACCAGTAGTTATGGGTGCAAAGTTCTTTTATATGTTCACAGAGTAGCCAGGGGTGTGTCCATTGCTACCACCAGCCTCTCGAGTGTCTTCCAGGTTATCATAATCAACCCTAGGAACTCCAGTTGGGCCATGATTAAAACAAAAGCCACAAGGTACATTGGATCCTCTAATATCCTatgctgggtcttccacatgctggtgaATATCACTTTTCCTATTTATATGACTGACAAACAGACCAGTGAAAACATCACACAGAACAAATATTCAGCATATTGTCGTGCTCCACTTCATGACAACGTCATAGGCTCAGTATATGCAGCACTGACATCTTCCCATGATGTTTTGTGTTTGGGACTTATGACCTGGGCCAGCGGCTCCATGGTTTTCATCCTGTACAGGCACAAGCAGCGGGTCCAACACATACATGGGATCCATTTCTCCCCTAGATCCTCCCCTGAGGCCAGAGCTACCCAAAGCATCCTTGTCTTGGTGAGTACCTTTGTATTATTTTACGCCCTTTCTTCtatcatttatatttacttaGCTGTTTTTGGTTATTCCAATGGGTGGCTGGTGAACATCGCTGCACTAATCACTGCAGGTTTTCCAACGATTAGCCCCTTTGTTCTCATGTGTCGTGAGCCCGGCTCATCCAGGCTCTGCTTTGCCTGCCGTGGAAGAAACATGTAA